The following are encoded together in the Proteiniphilum saccharofermentans genome:
- a CDS encoding RagB/SusD family nutrient uptake outer membrane protein: protein MKLSKLYILPLLTLFVLGCTDLVENPVGRLIPDGFIKSEKDVQTAIYGAYGKIASDNYWGREMAAAIMLRSDMVDIGNRSTVAARIQINDFNANSTNAMIGTFWPMAYQSIDAVNTAIDGAEALEPTDGIKALIGEAKFVRAFTYFNLVRLFGDIPYIDEPVRDPEAVATISRTSESTVYQNIIGDLNYAKENLPMGHPLDDIRSRPSRGTAYTMLADVYLTIGNWQEAYNHAKWVIDNAGSLNYSLEADYQDLFDSGKQDGMPEHIFAIEYKRGSAWPYDYDSHAAFTGMSGSDEVAGFDVAVPSLAVYSTWDSRDYRKKVALADSAHYNGLLVPYTKFQGTQRPHIAKYWRRMGVPRDLVTDTENNYAIYRFAEVLLTAAEALNEVSGPTAEAQGYVNQVRARARNWAGKATDFPADVNTGISKDDFRTLVLEERRLELSFEFKRWWDIKRRKMGDDVFKGPNSLEPHPNFNDNQYLLPIMQRDIDLNQNLTQNPGY from the coding sequence ATGAAATTATCAAAATTATATATATTACCACTATTAACACTTTTCGTGTTGGGTTGTACTGATTTAGTGGAAAATCCGGTTGGAAGACTGATTCCTGATGGGTTTATCAAATCTGAGAAAGATGTGCAGACGGCAATCTACGGAGCATACGGAAAAATTGCCTCGGATAATTATTGGGGAAGAGAAATGGCAGCAGCGATTATGCTGCGCAGTGACATGGTTGATATTGGGAATCGTTCAACAGTAGCGGCAAGAATTCAAATCAACGACTTCAATGCAAACTCTACAAATGCTATGATAGGGACATTCTGGCCAATGGCATACCAATCTATAGATGCAGTTAATACAGCGATCGATGGTGCGGAGGCGCTCGAACCTACAGACGGCATAAAAGCCCTTATTGGGGAAGCAAAATTTGTACGGGCTTTTACCTATTTTAATCTTGTACGCCTTTTTGGAGACATCCCTTATATAGATGAACCCGTAAGAGATCCGGAAGCTGTAGCGACTATTTCCAGAACGTCGGAGTCAACTGTCTATCAAAATATTATTGGTGATCTAAACTACGCCAAAGAAAATCTCCCCATGGGACATCCATTGGATGATATCCGTAGCAGGCCATCAAGAGGTACTGCATATACCATGTTGGCTGATGTATATCTGACTATAGGGAACTGGCAAGAAGCTTACAATCATGCAAAATGGGTAATTGACAATGCAGGAAGTCTAAACTATTCACTAGAAGCAGATTATCAAGATCTTTTTGATTCGGGCAAACAAGACGGTATGCCGGAACATATTTTTGCTATTGAATACAAAAGAGGATCAGCATGGCCTTACGATTATGATAGTCACGCCGCATTTACGGGAATGTCAGGTAGTGATGAAGTCGCAGGCTTTGATGTTGCTGTCCCTTCGTTGGCAGTTTATTCCACCTGGGATAGCAGAGACTATCGAAAAAAAGTGGCTCTTGCCGATAGCGCACATTATAATGGCCTGCTTGTGCCATATACTAAGTTTCAGGGTACACAACGCCCGCATATTGCCAAATACTGGCGGCGAATGGGAGTTCCGCGTGACCTGGTTACTGATACTGAAAATAATTACGCCATCTACCGATTTGCAGAGGTTTTACTCACAGCAGCAGAAGCATTGAATGAGGTAAGCGGCCCTACTGCAGAAGCACAGGGATATGTAAACCAAGTGCGTGCCAGAGCACGGAACTGGGCAGGAAAAGCAACCGATTTTCCTGCAGACGTGAATACCGGAATTTCCAAAGATGATTTCAGGACCCTTGTCCTGGAGGAAAGGAGGCTCGAACTCAGCTTTGAATTTAAACGCTGGTGGGATATCAAGCGTCGGAAAATGGGAGATGATGTTTTCAAAGGGCCCAACTCCCTGGAACCTCATCCTAATTTTAATGACAACCAATATTTGTTGCCAATCATGCAGCGGGACATTGACTTGAATCAGAATCTGACTCAAAACCCCGGATACTAA
- a CDS encoding TonB-dependent receptor → MAENLLPQQKELTLELRNVTISKAISEIERTSDYLFLITDEAKTELNKRTSIHVDKESISNILNIILDETALDYSLVERQVSLYKSTKLISRDKSELVTDEVAQQKKAITGKITDKNGETVIGANIIEIGTTNGTVTDVDGHFSLSVEENANIRVSYIGYLSQTINTSGKTSFDIILQEDTKTLEEIVAVGYGTMRKSDLTGSVASVKSQDLTAFPTIQAMQALQGRASGVHVQATNGEPGADFKVRIRGAKSISSSSDPLIVVDGFPGVTMPVSEDIQSVEVLKDASATAIYGSRGANGVILVTTKSGRVGKAKIEFNSSYSVQNVLNKLDLLKTADYIDYVNEIEPGKLTGTDYEDTDWQDEVFRQGGIQNYQLSISGGNDDSHYYVSGVIYDQKGIVIDSKFKRYSITSNLDLQALKNLKVGVKLFALREQRNGTVNMEGSGGAGQTGVLSATVLTEPTIPVYNSDGSYHSSFMTGLERDNPVAIAREMAIESEGDNLQANFFGEYQITKNLKFRSTFGAQTWSNRYGNYLPTTMYGGRSINGRGTIDGNRVTNLSNENYFTFSEKFSEIHDISLMAGYTYESSKSEFWRAQSENFLSDAFDFWNLSAGSNYRAPVSSLTESELSSFYGRLHYKLFDRYLLTFTGRYDGSSKFAKNNKWGFFPSGAIAWNIAEESFMDEIPQISQLKLRGSYGITGNQSIAAYGSLALMRTIPSVTIGNEVVNAVTPNTVANNNLTWEKTAQQDIGIDLGLFNQRISIVADYYYMKTTDQLFQVPLVSYSGYDNMWKNFGAVENKGFEFTLSTVNFNGDFKWNTDFNFSRNRNKVLELPNGADVLRSVFPGHMVGIGTTNVLREGYPMGSFFGYIYDGVYQEGDTFLPGGGFEQVAGGEKFRDINGKQDGVLTGQPDGQLNSDDRTIIGDPNPDFIWGLNNTFEYKGFDLNVFVQASQGNDIYSFTLFELELMQGFNNSTTRALDRWTPTNTNTDVPKATASRSRISSNRFVYDGSYARLKNVSLGYQLPQSLLRGSGISYARIYLSGQNLITLTDYPGFDPEVNYLGSTGMGTTSNVNLGYDYGSYPSAKSVTVGVQVKF, encoded by the coding sequence ATGGCAGAGAATTTACTTCCTCAGCAAAAGGAGCTTACTCTTGAGCTGAGAAATGTGACTATTTCAAAAGCGATCTCCGAGATTGAAAGAACAAGTGATTACCTCTTTTTAATTACAGATGAGGCAAAAACGGAGCTTAATAAAAGAACCTCTATCCATGTAGACAAAGAGAGTATCAGTAATATACTGAATATTATCCTGGACGAAACTGCTCTGGACTATAGCCTGGTAGAAAGACAAGTTTCACTTTATAAAAGTACAAAACTTATATCCCGGGATAAATCCGAGTTGGTTACAGACGAGGTTGCACAACAGAAAAAAGCAATCACTGGAAAAATCACTGATAAAAACGGTGAAACCGTGATCGGGGCCAACATCATTGAAATAGGCACTACCAACGGGACAGTGACAGACGTAGATGGACATTTTTCACTCAGTGTGGAAGAGAACGCAAATATTCGTGTATCATATATCGGATATTTAAGCCAGACAATCAACACATCCGGTAAAACAAGCTTTGATATTATTTTACAGGAAGATACCAAAACATTGGAAGAAATTGTTGCAGTCGGTTATGGCACTATGAGAAAATCAGATCTGACTGGCTCAGTAGCTAGTGTCAAATCACAAGATTTAACCGCCTTCCCAACAATTCAGGCAATGCAGGCTTTACAGGGAAGGGCATCAGGTGTACATGTCCAAGCCACTAACGGCGAACCTGGAGCCGACTTTAAAGTGCGTATCCGGGGTGCAAAATCCATTAGTTCGTCAAGCGACCCATTAATCGTTGTCGATGGTTTCCCTGGCGTTACGATGCCGGTGAGTGAAGATATTCAGTCTGTCGAAGTATTAAAAGATGCCTCTGCTACTGCTATTTACGGCTCACGCGGAGCAAACGGTGTTATTTTGGTAACAACCAAAAGTGGTAGAGTGGGAAAAGCCAAAATCGAATTTAACTCCTCCTATTCTGTACAGAACGTGCTTAATAAACTGGATTTACTTAAAACGGCTGATTATATCGATTATGTAAATGAAATTGAGCCTGGGAAACTGACAGGTACAGACTATGAAGATACCGACTGGCAGGACGAAGTATTCCGGCAGGGAGGTATACAAAATTATCAACTTTCTATCTCGGGAGGTAACGACGATAGTCACTATTATGTTTCAGGCGTTATTTACGATCAGAAAGGGATTGTGATTGATTCCAAATTCAAACGTTATTCGATCACCAGTAACCTTGATTTACAAGCGCTTAAGAACCTCAAGGTAGGCGTTAAACTTTTTGCATTAAGAGAGCAAAGAAATGGGACAGTGAACATGGAAGGGAGCGGTGGCGCCGGGCAGACCGGTGTCCTGTCGGCAACAGTTTTGACCGAACCTACCATTCCTGTTTATAATTCAGACGGGTCATACCACAGCTCTTTCATGACTGGTCTTGAAAGAGACAACCCCGTTGCCATTGCGAGGGAAATGGCTATTGAAAGCGAAGGCGACAACCTGCAGGCCAACTTCTTTGGAGAGTATCAAATAACAAAGAATTTAAAATTCCGGTCAACTTTTGGAGCGCAGACCTGGTCTAACCGCTACGGAAACTACTTACCCACAACCATGTATGGCGGCAGAAGTATCAATGGTCGTGGTACCATTGACGGGAACAGGGTTACAAACTTATCCAATGAAAACTATTTCACCTTCAGTGAAAAGTTCAGCGAAATTCATGATATATCTTTAATGGCCGGTTATACTTACGAGTCATCTAAATCTGAATTTTGGCGCGCCCAGAGCGAAAATTTTCTTTCAGACGCTTTTGATTTTTGGAACTTATCTGCAGGATCCAACTACAGAGCTCCTGTTTCCTCTTTAACAGAATCAGAGTTATCGTCTTTCTACGGAAGGCTTCATTATAAATTATTTGACCGTTACCTGCTTACTTTCACAGGCCGCTATGACGGATCATCAAAATTTGCTAAAAACAATAAATGGGGCTTTTTTCCATCAGGCGCTATTGCGTGGAATATTGCAGAAGAAAGTTTTATGGATGAGATACCTCAGATCAGCCAGCTAAAGTTGCGCGGCAGCTATGGTATAACAGGAAACCAATCGATTGCTGCCTACGGATCTTTGGCACTGATGAGAACAATACCCAGTGTTACAATTGGTAACGAAGTTGTAAATGCCGTCACGCCCAATACAGTAGCTAATAATAATCTTACCTGGGAAAAAACAGCTCAGCAGGATATCGGTATTGATTTGGGGTTATTTAATCAACGTATTTCAATTGTTGCTGACTATTATTATATGAAAACCACCGATCAACTGTTCCAGGTTCCCCTGGTTTCATACTCCGGTTACGATAATATGTGGAAAAACTTTGGTGCGGTCGAAAATAAAGGATTTGAATTTACCCTGTCGACCGTAAACTTTAACGGAGACTTTAAGTGGAATACCGATTTTAATTTCTCTAGAAACCGGAATAAAGTACTGGAATTACCTAATGGCGCCGACGTCTTAAGAAGCGTATTTCCAGGGCACATGGTTGGAATCGGTACTACCAATGTGTTGAGAGAAGGTTATCCCATGGGGTCGTTCTTTGGGTATATTTATGATGGGGTTTACCAGGAGGGTGATACTTTTCTTCCCGGCGGTGGCTTTGAACAGGTTGCAGGCGGTGAAAAATTCCGAGACATAAACGGAAAGCAGGATGGTGTACTTACAGGTCAGCCTGACGGTCAGTTGAACAGCGATGACAGGACGATTATCGGTGACCCCAATCCTGATTTCATTTGGGGTTTAAATAATACCTTTGAATATAAAGGATTTGATTTGAATGTTTTTGTTCAGGCATCCCAAGGAAATGATATTTATAGTTTTACTTTGTTTGAACTGGAATTAATGCAGGGATTCAACAATTCTACTACCAGGGCGCTTGACCGTTGGACACCAACAAATACCAACACCGATGTTCCAAAAGCAACAGCTTCCCGCTCAAGAATTTCGTCAAATCGTTTTGTTTATGATGGAAGCTATGCCCGGTTGAAAAATGTATCCTTAGGCTACCAGTTGCCACAGTCGTTACTTCGTGGCTCTGGTATCAGCTATGCAAGAATTTATCTGAGTGGTCAGAATCTAATAACCCTTACTGATTATCCAGGTTTTGACCCGGAGGTGAATTATTTGGGATCTACCGGTATGGGAACTACAAGTAATGTTAACTTAGGTTATGATTATGGAAGTTATCCAAGTGCGAAATCCGTTACTGTTGGAGTACAGGTAAAATTTTAA
- a CDS encoding glycosyl hydrolase — MQRTYFFILFIFISSVAFSTEPVNPAATQDVKKVLKYIIDLKGNGVLTGQQNLADSVTKWTNKVFGITGKYPALLGQDFSYGKEAFKKRMNITNAAIEQWKLGGLVTISWHQVSPDKWDGSANEGEFSDTQVAMTKERFRELLQEKTVIHDKYIAHIDTIATYLKTLRDSGVVVLWRPYHEMNGGWFWWGAKQDFKRLWKLMYDRYTIHHGLNNLIWVWSPNISNPIVEYYPGDDYVDIVGFDGYPRDVRNWDSDETLKNELDEMKKLSKNKIIALTEVGWLPEMEWMKNERPEIVWFLCWWTHLTKENTELTIQQIYNHPYAINRDRVNWKSTH; from the coding sequence ATGCAAAGGACTTATTTTTTCATTTTGTTCATCTTTATTTCTTCAGTTGCATTTTCAACTGAGCCTGTCAATCCTGCAGCCACTCAGGATGTAAAAAAAGTATTGAAATACATTATTGATCTGAAGGGAAATGGTGTTTTGACCGGACAACAGAATTTGGCTGACAGTGTGACTAAATGGACAAACAAGGTATTCGGGATTACTGGCAAATATCCGGCTTTACTGGGTCAAGATTTCAGTTACGGCAAAGAAGCTTTCAAAAAGCGAATGAATATTACAAACGCAGCCATTGAACAGTGGAAACTGGGAGGATTGGTTACCATATCGTGGCATCAGGTTAGCCCAGACAAATGGGATGGATCGGCAAATGAAGGAGAATTCAGCGATACTCAGGTAGCAATGACAAAGGAACGTTTCCGAGAACTTTTGCAGGAGAAAACGGTAATCCATGACAAATATATTGCCCATATTGATACTATCGCAACTTATCTGAAAACACTAAGAGACTCAGGTGTAGTTGTTTTGTGGCGACCTTATCACGAAATGAACGGAGGTTGGTTTTGGTGGGGAGCTAAACAGGATTTTAAAAGATTATGGAAATTAATGTATGATAGATATACAATTCATCATGGACTGAACAACCTGATCTGGGTATGGTCGCCAAACATTTCTAACCCGATAGTTGAGTATTATCCCGGTGATGACTATGTTGACATTGTTGGTTTTGACGGGTATCCGAGAGATGTGCGAAATTGGGACAGCGATGAAACGTTGAAAAATGAACTGGACGAAATGAAGAAATTAAGCAAAAACAAAATTATCGCATTGACAGAAGTGGGATGGTTACCCGAGATGGAGTGGATGAAGAACGAACGCCCTGAGATTGTATGGTTTTTGTGTTGGTGGACCCACCTGACAAAAGAAAACACAGAGCTTACTATTCAACAGATCTACAACCATCCATACGCAATAAACAGAGACAGGGTGAACTGGAAGTCAACACATTAA
- a CDS encoding NAD-dependent epimerase/dehydratase family protein produces the protein MTKEDVLSDYLKPSRRLANDIAKIEGDILILGAGGKMGPAMAKLAQDAINEAGIEKKIIAVSRFSEDSVFERLNSQGIETIKADLLNDNDLDKLPQIPNIIYLAGHKFGTSGNESYTWTMNSYLPGKVAEKFHKSNIVVFSSGNVYPLSPVVNGGMTEDMQASPVGEYAQSCLGRERVFAYFSRKNSTPMFIYRLNYANDVAYGVLLEIAKSVKEEGEIDLSMGNVNVIWQGDANEIAIRALLHCSTPPRVVNVTGPEMISVRWLANEFGKIFGKSPKFSGIESSDALLSNAAECFKLFGYPNVSLKQMVELIGCWVAEGGKTINKPTHFQERKGEF, from the coding sequence ATGACAAAAGAAGATGTGCTAAGCGATTATCTAAAACCTTCACGGAGGTTGGCCAATGACATTGCCAAAATAGAGGGTGATATCCTTATCCTGGGTGCCGGGGGAAAAATGGGCCCGGCAATGGCAAAGCTGGCTCAGGATGCCATCAATGAGGCTGGAATTGAGAAAAAAATTATTGCTGTATCCCGCTTCTCCGAAGATTCCGTTTTCGAAAGATTAAATAGTCAGGGGATAGAGACAATTAAGGCTGATCTGTTAAACGACAATGATCTGGATAAACTGCCCCAGATTCCGAATATAATTTATCTTGCAGGACACAAATTCGGTACGTCCGGGAACGAGTCTTATACCTGGACAATGAACTCCTATTTGCCCGGGAAAGTAGCCGAAAAATTTCACAAGTCTAATATAGTCGTTTTCTCTTCCGGAAACGTGTATCCCTTATCACCCGTCGTGAACGGGGGAATGACAGAGGATATGCAGGCTTCGCCAGTAGGCGAGTATGCTCAGTCCTGTTTGGGAAGAGAGCGCGTTTTCGCATATTTTTCCCGTAAAAACAGCACGCCTATGTTTATTTACCGCCTCAATTATGCGAATGATGTAGCGTATGGCGTTTTATTGGAAATTGCCAAATCCGTCAAGGAGGAAGGAGAGATTGACTTGAGCATGGGGAACGTGAATGTTATTTGGCAGGGTGACGCCAACGAAATCGCCATAAGAGCGCTGCTACATTGCTCAACACCCCCAAGAGTAGTAAATGTGACCGGTCCGGAGATGATTTCCGTAAGATGGCTGGCCAATGAATTTGGTAAGATATTCGGTAAATCCCCAAAATTTTCAGGCATTGAATCATCTGATGCCCTGCTGAGCAATGCCGCCGAATGTTTCAAACTCTTTGGCTATCCGAATGTCAGCCTGAAACAGATGGTTGAGCTGATTGGATGCTGGGTGGCGGAAGGTGGAAAGACAATAAATAAACCCACCCATTTCCAGGAGAGGAAAGGTGAATTCTAA
- a CDS encoding Nramp family divalent metal transporter: MSATNEKNSWIHGIGPGLIVAALVFGPSKLTITSKIGANHEYGLLWVIAVAIFFMAVYTVIAERIGIASEKTLLAMIGERWGKGFSMLIGIAIFLVCTSFQAGNSVGVGIAIGELTGTSNVIWIIVFNCIGIGLLFFRKFYNVLEKVMMFLVGLMLLAFLITLFEVKPNVTGVAKGFIIPHIPEGSMGLIIAFMASCFSIVGAFYTSYLVQERKKAAKGLESRSKNSSLTGIIILGLLSAIVMICAGAILFPQGIEVKTATDMSMALEPAFGVYASAVFLIGLFAAGFSSIVGNATVGGTLLSDAFGGGGAFSSSKTRVYIALVMIVGAIISILFGGAPLELIVFAQSITIFIVPLIGVTMFFIANDKKYMGENKINPFLKISGALGLIVIVLLAVVNFIDIFLK; this comes from the coding sequence ATGTCCGCAACCAATGAAAAAAACAGCTGGATTCATGGTATCGGTCCTGGGCTGATCGTTGCCGCTCTTGTTTTTGGGCCCAGTAAACTTACCATCACTTCAAAAATTGGCGCAAACCATGAATATGGACTATTGTGGGTTATCGCTGTGGCGATCTTTTTCATGGCAGTCTATACTGTGATTGCCGAACGGATCGGGATCGCTTCAGAAAAAACGCTATTGGCCATGATAGGGGAAAGATGGGGAAAAGGATTCTCTATGCTGATAGGAATCGCGATTTTTTTAGTTTGCACCTCATTTCAGGCAGGTAATTCCGTGGGTGTGGGTATTGCAATAGGTGAATTGACCGGTACAAGCAATGTTATTTGGATTATTGTGTTCAATTGTATTGGTATCGGGCTCCTTTTTTTTAGAAAATTCTACAATGTCCTCGAGAAGGTGATGATGTTTCTGGTGGGGCTTATGTTGCTGGCATTTTTAATCACTCTCTTTGAAGTGAAGCCTAATGTCACAGGAGTGGCTAAAGGTTTTATTATTCCACATATACCGGAAGGATCAATGGGATTAATCATTGCATTTATGGCATCCTGTTTCTCAATTGTCGGCGCATTTTATACCTCTTACCTGGTACAGGAACGTAAAAAAGCGGCGAAGGGACTTGAAAGCAGATCAAAAAACAGCAGCCTGACCGGAATTATTATTCTTGGGTTACTCAGCGCGATAGTGATGATTTGTGCCGGCGCAATTCTCTTTCCCCAGGGTATCGAGGTGAAAACCGCAACGGATATGTCCATGGCTTTAGAGCCTGCCTTCGGGGTATACGCATCCGCGGTGTTCCTGATAGGGCTCTTTGCTGCAGGCTTCTCTTCCATTGTTGGCAACGCTACGGTGGGCGGCACGCTTCTAAGTGATGCATTTGGCGGCGGGGGAGCCTTCAGCTCAAGTAAAACGCGCGTTTACATCGCATTGGTTATGATCGTCGGTGCAATCATTTCAATCTTATTCGGTGGAGCACCTTTAGAGTTAATTGTTTTTGCTCAAAGTATTACAATATTTATCGTCCCTTTAATCGGCGTTACCATGTTCTTCATTGCAAATGATAAAAAGTACATGGGTGAAAATAAGATCAACCCCTTTTTAAAGATATCGGGAGCGCTCGGGTTAATTGTGATTGTTTTGCTGGCTGTGGTGAATTTCATCGATATTTTCCTAAAATAA
- a CDS encoding dihydrodipicolinate synthase family protein, with protein sequence MAETIKKEVLTRLKEGGFIPAHPLALNEDLTIDEASQRRLTRYYISCGVDGIAIGVHTTQFEIRDPEYSYFERVLAIAADEIARSGAGSSFIKVAGICGPVQQAVKEAEIAVSLGYDLGLLSMGGLDNLSEDELIARAKAVARVIPVFGFYLQPSVGGRVFSYSFWEEFCKIDHIYAIKAAPFNRYYTLDVIRAVCNSPRNNEIALYTGNDDNIVLDLITPYSIKADNRLVEKRFAGGLLGHFAVWTKKSVELFHFIKEGLRENSLNHEEILKIAGEITDMNGALFDVANNFKGSISGIHEILRRQGLMKGTWCLNPREQLSKGQSEELDRVTSQYARWTDDEYVKLFIVNDKG encoded by the coding sequence ATGGCAGAAACGATAAAAAAAGAGGTGTTAACCAGGTTAAAAGAGGGCGGATTCATTCCTGCGCACCCCTTGGCATTAAACGAGGATTTAACTATAGATGAAGCGTCCCAGAGAAGATTAACGCGCTATTATATTTCCTGTGGTGTGGATGGAATAGCCATCGGGGTGCATACCACCCAGTTCGAGATAAGGGATCCGGAATACAGTTATTTTGAAAGAGTGCTGGCGATTGCTGCTGATGAAATCGCACGCTCCGGGGCAGGATCTTCCTTTATTAAAGTGGCAGGCATCTGCGGGCCGGTCCAACAGGCAGTCAAAGAGGCTGAAATCGCTGTAAGCCTCGGGTATGATCTGGGTCTGTTAAGCATGGGAGGATTGGATAATCTCTCTGAGGATGAGCTGATCGCCCGCGCAAAGGCTGTGGCCCGGGTAATACCCGTTTTTGGATTTTACCTCCAACCATCCGTGGGAGGAAGAGTATTCAGTTACTCTTTCTGGGAAGAGTTCTGCAAGATCGATCATATATACGCGATAAAAGCAGCTCCTTTCAACAGGTATTATACCTTGGATGTGATCAGGGCTGTGTGCAACTCTCCCAGGAACAATGAGATCGCGCTATATACGGGAAATGATGACAACATTGTTCTCGATTTGATCACGCCCTATTCAATTAAGGCGGACAACCGTTTGGTTGAAAAAAGATTCGCTGGGGGATTGCTGGGGCATTTCGCGGTCTGGACCAAAAAGTCGGTCGAACTGTTTCATTTTATCAAAGAGGGACTGAGAGAGAACAGTCTCAACCATGAAGAGATACTTAAAATTGCTGGTGAGATTACCGACATGAACGGGGCGCTCTTTGATGTGGCCAACAATTTTAAAGGTTCTATCTCCGGAATCCATGAAATTTTAAGAAGGCAGGGGTTGATGAAGGGTACCTGGTGTTTGAACCCGCGCGAACAATTGTCAAAGGGACAATCAGAGGAGCTTGACCGTGTCACCTCCCAATATGCGCGGTGGACGGATGATGAATATGTAAAGCTGTTTATTGTCAACGATAAAGGTTGA